From a region of the Mauremys mutica isolate MM-2020 ecotype Southern chromosome 12, ASM2049712v1, whole genome shotgun sequence genome:
- the LOC123346847 gene encoding olfactory receptor 14A16-like: MSNRTTLTEFLLLGFSEVRELQILHFVVFLVIYLAALMGNLLIFMAITFDHHLHTPMYFFLMNLSVLDLGSISVIVPKSMANSLMNIRSISYAGCVAQVFFLIFLVGADFSLLTIMAYDRYVAICQPLHYETIMNSRACVQMAAGAWIGGILHSVLHTGNTFALTFCGGNMVDLFFCEIPQLLKLTCSDSYLTEVRIIAFGICLFLGCFIFITVSYVQIFKSVLRIPSEQGRHKSFSTCLPHLIVVSLFVCISSFAYLKPTSSSSSALDLVMSVLYSVLPPIMNPIIYTMRNKEIKTALRRLTGCR, translated from the coding sequence ATGTCCAACCGAACCACCttgaccgagttccttctcctgggattctctgaagttcgggagctgcagatattgcactttgtggtgtttctagtgatttaCCTGGCAGCCCTAATGGGGAATCTTCTTATCTTCATGGCCATAACCTTCGAccaccaccttcacacccccatgtacttcttcctgatgaatctgtccGTCTTAGACCTTGGCTCCAtctctgtcattgtccccaaatccatggccaactccCTCATGAACATCAGGTCCATTTCCTATGCTGGATGTGTTGCCCAAGTCTTTTTCCTTATCTTCTTGGTGGGAGCGGATTTTTCCCTTCTTACCATCATGGCATATGACCGATATgttgccatctgccaaccactgcattATGAGACAATAATGAACAgcagagcttgtgtccaaatggcagctgGTGCCTGGATTGGTGGAATTCTCCACTCCGTACTACACACTGGGAACACGTTTGCATTGAccttctgtggaggcaacatggtggatctgttcttctgtgaaatcccccagctacTGAAGCTCACCTGCTCTGACTCATATCTGACTGAAGTTAGGATTATTGCTTTTGGTATATGTTTATTCTTAGGGTGCTTTATTTTTATCACTGTGtcgtatgttcagatcttcaaatcagtgttgagaatcccctctgagcaagGACGGCATAAATCCTtttccacctgcctccctcacctcattgtggtctccTTATTTGTTTGCATTTCTAGCTTTGCCTACCttaaacccacctccagctcctcatctgctCTGGATCTTGTGATGTCTGTTCTCTATTCTGTATTGCCACCAATCATGAATCCAATTATCTACaccatgaggaacaaggagatcaaaaCTGCTCTGAGGAGACTGACTGGGTGTAGGTAA
- the LOC123346848 gene encoding olfactory receptor 14A16-like, which yields MVVALDNHLHTPMYFFLMNLSIVDLGSISVIVPKSMANSLMNTKSISYAGCVAQVTICQPLHYETMMNIRACVQMSAGAWISGILYSVLHTGNTFALTFCGGNMVDQFFCEIPQLLKLTCCDSYLSEVGVLVFSVGLVLGCFIFITVSYVQIFKSVLRIPSEQSRHKALSTCLPHLIVVSLFVCTAIFAYLKPTSNSPSALDLLMAVLYSVLPPIMNPVIYSMRNKKIKAALRRLTGCR from the exons ATGGTTGTAGCCCTCGACaaccaccttcacacccccatgtacttcttcctgatgaatctgtccATTGTAGACCTTGGCTCCATCTCTGTGAttgtccccaaatccatggccaactccCTCATGAACACCAAGTCCATTTCCTATGCTGGATGTGTTGCccaa GTcaccatctgccaaccactgcactatgagacaATGATGAACATCAGAGCTTGTGTTCAAatgtcagctggtgcctggatcagTGGGATTCTCTACTCTGTGTTACACACCGGGAACACATTTGCTTTGAccttctgtggaggcaacatggtggATCAGTTCTTTTGTGAGATCCCCCAGCTACTCAAGCTCACCTGCTGTGACTCATATCTTAGTGAAGTTGGGGTTCTTGTCTTTAGTGTGGGTTTAGTCTTAGGCTGCTTTATTTTTATCACTGTGtcgtatgttcagatcttcaaatcAGTGCTCAGAATCCCCTCTGAACAAAGCCGGCATAAAGCCCTATCCACCTGCCttcctcacctcattgtggtctccttgtttgtttgcactgccatctttgcctacctgaaacccacctccaacTCCCCATCTGCTCTGGATCTTCTGAtggctgttctctattctgtATTGCCACCAATCATGAATCCAGttatctacagcatgaggaacaagaaGATCAAAGCTGCCTTGAGGAGACTGACTGGGTGTAGGTAA